In Fibrobacter sp., one DNA window encodes the following:
- a CDS encoding FAD-dependent oxidoreductase, which produces MRCKYYYPLKKDHESRTYTSDICIYGATASGIVAAVEAARSGKKVNLVEFSRFIGGMTTSGLSATDIGDKDAIGGITLEFHKELGNIYGTEEHWFFEPHVALSILRDWLERYKVNLYREQRLMSVEMSPERRITGLITESGDIFRASVYIDATYEGDLMAAAGVSYTSGRESNEVYGEAFSGVHLGSPHHNFTRFVDPYRIPGDIYSGLLPGICTYPPGINGEGDDLIQAYNFRLCLTKKDNRVPFPKPANYDKFRYALAERYINMGIFDIFDLTVPLPGGKADHNNWGAVNTDNIGKSQGWPEGSYEERQEIYQDHLDYQQGLFWFLLNDERLPKRVRAMTAKWGLAPDEFTDTDNWPPQLYVREARRMISDYVLTESDVLGKNQIEDSVGMGSFKMDSHNCKRIIKNGRTINEGNIEVAVPAPYSIPYRTLRPKRTECVNLIVSVCISASHVAFCSMRMESTFMVLGQSAAAAAVLAIDKADAVVQDISYSDLYNKLISNNQYLREAEAGAEEYEREGKRVRAGEPPIDIRRISR; this is translated from the coding sequence ATGAGATGCAAATACTATTACCCCCTGAAAAAAGATCATGAGTCCAGGACTTACACATCGGATATTTGTATTTATGGAGCTACTGCAAGCGGTATAGTTGCTGCTGTTGAGGCTGCCCGATCAGGAAAAAAGGTTAACCTGGTGGAATTCAGCCGATTTATTGGTGGAATGACAACTTCAGGATTAAGTGCTACCGATATCGGGGATAAGGATGCTATAGGGGGCATCACTCTTGAGTTTCACAAGGAGCTTGGAAACATATATGGTACTGAGGAGCACTGGTTTTTCGAGCCTCATGTTGCTTTGTCGATTCTCCGGGATTGGCTGGAGCGATACAAAGTGAATCTGTATCGTGAACAGAGGCTAATGAGTGTGGAGATGTCACCTGAGAGGCGTATAACCGGTTTGATAACTGAGAGCGGGGATATTTTCAGGGCATCAGTATATATCGATGCGACCTATGAGGGAGATCTTATGGCCGCTGCAGGAGTTTCATATACTTCAGGCCGTGAATCCAATGAGGTCTATGGTGAGGCATTCAGCGGGGTACACCTTGGTTCACCTCATCATAACTTTACCAGATTTGTGGATCCATACCGGATTCCCGGCGATATATACAGTGGTCTGCTTCCTGGAATATGTACATATCCTCCAGGAATTAATGGCGAGGGTGATGATCTAATTCAGGCTTATAATTTTCGCCTGTGCTTGACAAAAAAAGATAACAGAGTTCCCTTCCCCAAGCCTGCCAACTATGACAAATTCAGGTATGCCCTGGCTGAGAGGTATATAAACATGGGAATTTTTGATATATTCGATCTGACAGTTCCTTTACCCGGAGGTAAAGCTGATCACAACAACTGGGGGGCAGTTAACACAGATAATATCGGGAAAAGCCAGGGATGGCCTGAGGGCAGCTATGAGGAGCGTCAGGAGATCTACCAGGATCATCTTGACTATCAGCAGGGACTGTTCTGGTTTTTGTTAAATGATGAACGTCTGCCAAAGAGGGTCCGTGCTATGACTGCAAAATGGGGCCTTGCACCTGATGAATTCACGGATACAGATAACTGGCCGCCTCAACTTTATGTAAGGGAGGCCAGGAGGATGATTTCTGATTATGTCCTTACCGAGTCAGATGTTCTGGGGAAAAATCAGATCGAAGATTCTGTTGGGATGGGTTCTTTTAAAATGGATTCGCACAATTGTAAAAGAATAATAAAGAATGGCCGGACTATAAATGAGGGCAATATCGAGGTGGCTGTTCCTGCTCCGTATTCCATTCCCTATCGCACTTTGAGACCGAAAAGAACTGAATGTGTCAACCTTATTGTGTCTGTATGTATCTCAGCTTCACATGTCGCTTTCTGCTCGATGCGAATGGAGTCAACATTCATGGTTCTGGGGCAATCTGCAGCTGCTGCCGCCGTACTTGCAATTGACAAAGCCGATGCTGTTGTTCAGGACATATCATACAGTGATCTTTACAATAAGCTGATAAGCAATAACCAGTATCTCCGGGAAGCTGAAGCTGGTGCGGAGGAGTATGAGAGAGAGGGGAAAAGAGTCAGAGCTGGTGAACCTCCCATTGACATAAGAAGAATATCCCGGTAG
- a CDS encoding UbiX family flavin prenyltransferase encodes MKRILLGITGASGVIYGIRFLELLRGRAEVHLIITDAAEEVIRLETGLDRLSVEKYADYKYSNNDLSAPVASGSYKFDIMVILPCSIKSLSAIVNSYTDTLLARASDVALKECRGLVLCVREMPFHRGHLELMLRAASMGAVICPPVPGFYGNPGSVQDIIDFVVGKVMNLIGVEQDILQPWGSIG; translated from the coding sequence ATGAAAAGAATCCTGTTGGGCATTACCGGTGCATCGGGAGTGATCTATGGCATAAGGTTCCTTGAGCTTTTAAGAGGCCGTGCTGAAGTTCACCTTATTATCACCGATGCTGCTGAGGAAGTAATCAGGCTGGAAACAGGTCTTGACAGATTATCAGTAGAGAAATATGCTGATTACAAATACAGTAATAATGATCTGTCTGCACCTGTGGCAAGTGGATCATATAAGTTTGATATAATGGTTATTCTTCCATGTTCAATCAAGAGTCTTTCTGCCATTGTAAATTCATATACGGATACTCTTCTTGCGCGTGCTTCAGATGTAGCTTTGAAGGAGTGCAGGGGGCTTGTGTTGTGTGTACGGGAGATGCCTTTCCACAGGGGACATCTTGAGCTTATGCTCAGGGCTGCATCGATGGGTGCTGTAATCTGTCCTCCCGTACCCGGTTTTTATGGAAATCCCGGATCTGTTCAGGATATTATCGATTTTGTGGTTGGAAAGGTAATGAATCTTATTGGTGTAGAGCAGGATATTTTACAGCCATGGGGCAGTATTGGGTAG
- a CDS encoding polysaccharide pyruvyl transferase, producing MEPNKPVRIGITGSYGGMNMGDEAILQSIISQIRSSIKAEIVVFSRDPEDTLKRHKVEKSIAIRDLSRKESELEVMDLDILIVGGGGILFDVDVKEYLREAQIAHEKGIPFMVYAVGAGPLRDPESQKIVREVLDYASIVTVRDRLSRRLLEDIGVHREIVVTADPVFALEPDETIADILSNTGIVRGRKLIGMSVREPGRAAPDLKVEHYHEVIANAADFMIERYGAQIVFIPMERKTLFDLHHSYAVITKMVWPQFVSVLDAEYTPLQIMSIMKELDFVVGMRLHFLIFAALQTIPFVPLPYSGKISGLLEELGLDMPPFENITSGRLITFIDRAWHLREQIQKRTVEFISGLKKRAQQNNTILIEELRILAARKGQDPDIMPAVLSSVLQKSEAA from the coding sequence ATGGAACCGAACAAACCTGTCAGGATCGGAATAACCGGGTCTTATGGTGGAATGAATATGGGTGATGAGGCGATTCTTCAGTCCATAATCAGCCAGATCCGAAGCTCGATCAAAGCGGAGATTGTCGTTTTCAGCCGGGATCCCGAAGATACTCTAAAAAGGCACAAAGTTGAAAAGTCTATTGCTATCAGAGATCTAAGCAGAAAAGAGTCTGAATTGGAAGTGATGGATCTGGATATTCTCATTGTCGGGGGTGGAGGAATTCTTTTTGATGTAGATGTAAAGGAGTATCTGCGTGAGGCTCAGATTGCCCATGAGAAAGGAATCCCTTTCATGGTTTATGCCGTTGGAGCAGGGCCTCTGAGGGACCCTGAGTCACAGAAGATAGTCAGGGAAGTTCTTGATTACGCTTCTATTGTAACTGTCCGTGACAGGTTATCACGGCGCTTGCTCGAAGATATCGGGGTACACAGGGAGATAGTTGTTACTGCTGATCCTGTGTTTGCTCTGGAGCCAGATGAGACTATCGCTGATATTCTTTCCAATACCGGAATAGTCAGAGGGAGGAAGCTTATTGGAATGTCGGTAAGGGAGCCTGGAAGAGCTGCGCCGGATCTTAAAGTAGAACATTACCATGAAGTTATAGCTAACGCTGCAGATTTCATGATAGAACGCTATGGTGCACAGATAGTCTTTATTCCAATGGAGCGGAAAACTCTATTCGATCTGCATCACTCCTATGCGGTAATCACGAAGATGGTATGGCCGCAGTTTGTCAGTGTACTTGATGCAGAGTACACGCCTTTACAGATAATGTCAATCATGAAGGAACTTGATTTTGTAGTCGGAATGAGGCTCCATTTCCTTATCTTTGCTGCCTTGCAGACCATCCCATTTGTGCCTCTACCTTACTCCGGAAAAATCTCCGGTCTGCTTGAGGAACTGGGGCTCGATATGCCTCCATTTGAAAATATCACTTCCGGCAGGCTTATAACATTTATCGACAGGGCATGGCATTTACGGGAGCAGATACAGAAAAGAACAGTCGAGTTTATATCAGGGCTTAAAAAGCGTGCTCAACAGAACAACACTATACTCATAGAGGAGCTTCGTATACTGGCAGCCAGGAAAGGTCAGGATCCCGATATTATGCCAGCTGTTTTGTCCAGTGTACTACAGAAGAGCGAAGCTGCATAA
- a CDS encoding glycoside hydrolase family 32 protein yields MKIKVLIAVAFPVFLAAGGLALKHPVSFSKENIWAIGIFEGTSPLEVMEPGSIKNPLIRASDITDIKASFVADPFMFRRDSTWYMFFEVLNALDGRGDIGLAVSRDGYKWEYSKIVLDEPFHLSYPYVFEWDGEIYMIPESATARHLRLYRAVDFPGRWEFLWTLLEGEFGDHGIFRHEDRWWLMAGADPYRNNSLRLYYTDDLRGAWKEHPMSPIVKDDANIARPGGRIIMHEGKIYRLAQDCDPTYGKSLNAFEITRLSTTEYAEKPWKSNPVLSNGRSGWTSHGMHHLDAHKTGDGKWIACIDGYVRQLVVRINF; encoded by the coding sequence ATGAAAATCAAGGTCCTGATTGCAGTGGCGTTTCCAGTTTTTCTGGCTGCAGGCGGGCTTGCTTTAAAGCACCCGGTTTCTTTTTCAAAGGAGAATATCTGGGCAATTGGCATCTTTGAGGGAACATCACCACTTGAGGTTATGGAGCCCGGGTCGATTAAAAATCCGTTAATCAGAGCCTCCGATATTACAGATATTAAAGCTTCTTTTGTTGCTGATCCTTTTATGTTTCGCAGGGATTCGACATGGTATATGTTCTTTGAGGTTTTGAATGCTCTTGACGGAAGGGGTGATATTGGTCTGGCGGTCAGCAGGGATGGTTACAAATGGGAATACAGCAAGATAGTGCTCGACGAACCATTTCATCTTTCCTACCCCTATGTTTTTGAGTGGGATGGCGAGATTTATATGATTCCGGAGAGTGCCACCGCCAGGCATTTACGTCTTTACCGTGCAGTTGATTTCCCTGGTCGCTGGGAATTTCTCTGGACTCTGCTGGAGGGTGAGTTTGGTGACCATGGGATATTCAGGCATGAAGACAGGTGGTGGCTTATGGCCGGGGCGGACCCTTACCGTAACAATTCTTTGCGGTTGTATTATACCGATGATCTTCGCGGTGCATGGAAGGAGCATCCGATGAGTCCGATAGTGAAAGATGATGCAAATATCGCAAGACCGGGTGGAAGGATTATAATGCACGAGGGGAAGATTTATCGATTGGCTCAGGATTGTGATCCAACTTACGGTAAGTCGCTTAACGCCTTTGAGATTACCAGGTTATCTACTACCGAGTATGCAGAAAAGCCCTGGAAATCTAATCCGGTGTTGTCCAATGGGAGGTCGGGCTGGACAAGTCATGGGATGCATCATCTTGACGCACACAAAACCGGTGACGGTAAATGGATCGCGTGTATAGACGGTTATGTAAGGCAGCTTGTTGTGAGGATCAATTTTTGA